Proteins encoded together in one Passer domesticus isolate bPasDom1 chromosome 6, bPasDom1.hap1, whole genome shotgun sequence window:
- the ANKRD13D gene encoding ankyrin repeat domain-containing protein 13D, whose amino-acid sequence MARPAETFPLHRLVWHNRHQALDSALRAGTHDVELTDPRGRTPLELAVSLGHLESVRVLLRHNANVGRENANGWTVLQEAVSTGDPEMVKLVLQYRDYQRATRRLAGIPELLSKLRRASDFYVEMKWEFTSWVPLVSKVCPSDVYRVWKRGESLRVDTTLLGFEHMTWQRGRRSYIFKGEDEGAVVMEVDHDKQVVYTETLALALHEPELLLAAMQPTEEHVAGRLTSPIVSTHLDTRNIAFERNKSGIWGWRSEKMEVVSGYEAKVYSASNVELVTKTRTEHLSDQDKSRSKGSKTPFHSFLGIAQQHGTHNGAPVLQAASPTNPTAITPEEYFDPHFDLETRNIGRPIEMSSKVQRFKATLWLCEQHPLSLAEQVTPIIDLMAISNAHFAKLRDFITLKLPPGFPVKIEIPLFHVLNARITFSNLCGCDQPLGSVRICAPQEPPGAHPPGTQPSGPKAWPFPCEVEAGVFEVPAGYTVLGAGRSEPLRDEDDDLLQFAIQQSLLDAGTETDQVTIWEALTNTRPGAEPPPYDEDLQLERALQESMLLQAGPSAEPPAPGSPPGAGGGSPPGPPGYGSFAEQLRLAMALSEREQEERERRRREEDEELQRILRLSLTEK is encoded by the exons CACGACGTGGAGCTGACAGACCCGCGCGGCCGGACGCCCCTGGAGCTGGCCGTGTCCCTGGGCCACCTGGAGTCGGTGCGGGTGCTGCTGCGGCACAACGCCAACGTGGGCCGGGAGAACGCCAACGGATGGACGG tgctgcaggaggcGGTGAGCACGGGGGACCCCGAGATGGTGAAGCTGGTGCTCCAGTACCGTGACTACCAGCGGGCGACGCGGCGCCTCGCCGGCATCCCCGAGCTGCTCAGCAAACTGCGGCGG GCATCCGACTTCTACGTGGAGATGAAGTGGGAGTTCACGAGCTGGG TGCCCCTGGTGTCCAAGGTGTGTCCCAGCGACGTGTACCGCGTGTGGAAGCGCGGCGAGAGCCTGCGGGTGGACACCACCCTGCTGGGCTTCGAGCACATGACGTGGCAGCGCGGCCGCCGCAGCTACATCTTCAAGGGGGAAG ACGAGGGGGCCGTGGTGATGGAGGTGGACCACGACAAGCAGGTGGTGTACACGGAGACGCTGGCGCTGGCCCTGCACGAGCCCGAGCTGCTGCTGGCGGCCATGCAGCCCACCGAGGAGCACGTGGCCGGCCGGCTCACCTCGCCCATCGTGTCCACACACCTGGACACGCGGAACATCGCCTTCGAGag GAACAAGTCTGGGATCTGGGGCTGGCGCTCGGAGAAGATGGAGGTGGTCAGCGGCTACGAGGCCAAG GTGTACAGTGCCAGCAACGTGGAGCTGGTCACCAAGACCAGGACGGAGCATCTCTCCGACCAGGACAAGTCACGCAGCAAAG GCTCCAAGACCCCCTTCCACTCCTTCCTGGGCATCGCGCAGCAGCACGGCACCCACAACGGG GCACCCGTCCTGCAGGCTGCCAGCCCCACCAACCCCACGGCCATCACCCCCGAGGAGTACTTTGACCCCCACTTTGACCTGGAGACCCGCAACATCGGGCGCCCCATTGAGATGTCCAGCAAGGTGCAGAG GTTCAAGGCGACGCTGTGGCTGTGCGAGCAGCACCCGCTGTCGCTGGCGGAGCAGGTGACGCCCATCATCGACCTCATGGCCATCTCCAACGCCCACTTCGCCAAACTGCGCGACTTCATCACCCTCAAGCTGCCCCCTGGCTTCCCCGTCAAGATCG AGATCCCCCTGTTCCACGTGCTCAACGCCCGCATCACCTTCAGCAACCTGTGCGGCTGTGACCAGCCCCTGGGCTCCGTGCGGATCTGCgccccccaggagccccccggCGCCCACCCCCCTGGCACCCAGCCCTCCGGGCCCAAAG CGTGGCCGTTCCCGTGCGAGGTGGAGGCGGGCGTGTTCGAGGTGCCGGCCGGGTACACGGTGCTGGGCGCGGGGCGCAGCGAGCCCCTGCGGGACGAGGACGACGACCTGCTGCAGTTCGCCatccagcagagcctgctggaCGCCGGCACCGAGACCGACCAG GTGACCATCTGGGAGGCGCTGACCAACACCCGCCCCGGCGCCGAGCCGCCGCCCTACGATGAGGACCTGCAGCTGGAAAG ggcgCTGCAGGAGAGCATGCTGCTGCAGGCCGGGCCCAGCGCCGAGCCCCCGGCCCCCGGGAGCCCccccggggcgggcggcgggagccccccgggcccccccggGTACGGCAGCTTCGCGGAGCAGCTGCGCCTGGCCATGGCGCTGTCGGAGCGGGAGCAGGaggagcgggagcggcggcggcgggaggaggacgaggagctCCAGCGCATCCTGCGCCTCTCCCTCACCGAGAAGTAG